A stretch of Methanobrevibacter boviskoreani JH1 DNA encodes these proteins:
- a CDS encoding phage portal protein has translation MFDNMRNTIKKGLNKLPGIRNPSKNSLFDKFMQDYEWAFQETNKDFGEVEAYYSALNNPYVARCNQVFCDESLANGWNINTLDDTPRNPYTYHYVYNLFQNPQGLSNNYTFSMLNNQIWTSLNITGDTFIEVNLDETFDNIPIGFKYIPTEMIGYYRDTDQWGLRDTGYRYENDEIIHIFNPRISKRNCLWGTSIIDAVGASIAVEFLGMKHNNDLLNDNGLDPKGILSFDKELDEQRVIGEIHRLEKTKNKKGTLAVQGATYSAMTNTNKDMDFISLMNYSRDRIITAFGVQPSKIGVRETASLGSGTGESQDKDFQKTLNGKCKLIEDQFNKVLGRHGFRECFEYVREDYENKELRAKIEDMQLKNGSLTINESRSGYGLDPVEWGNKPFTQQTYPQNNNVEGTIQKSIQKNGSKLSPEENQLEIYKNHLAYYGLLKR, from the coding sequence ATGTTTGATAATATGAGGAATACAATAAAGAAAGGATTAAATAAACTTCCTGGAATAAGAAATCCTTCAAAAAATAGTCTTTTCGATAAATTTATGCAAGATTATGAATGGGCATTCCAAGAAACAAATAAAGATTTTGGGGAAGTAGAAGCTTATTATAGTGCATTAAATAACCCATATGTTGCACGATGTAATCAAGTTTTTTGTGACGAATCTCTTGCTAATGGCTGGAATATTAATACTCTCGACGATACTCCACGTAATCCATATACTTATCATTATGTGTATAATTTATTCCAAAATCCACAAGGATTATCAAATAATTATACATTTAGTATGTTGAATAATCAGATATGGACCAGTCTTAATATCACTGGAGACACTTTTATTGAAGTAAATCTTGATGAAACCTTTGATAACATCCCTATTGGATTTAAATACATACCTACTGAGATGATTGGTTATTATAGAGATACTGATCAATGGGGTCTTCGTGATACTGGATACAGATATGAAAATGATGAAATAATACATATTTTTAATCCACGTATTAGTAAAAGAAACTGCCTCTGGGGTACTAGTATTATTGATGCTGTTGGAGCGAGCATCGCAGTTGAATTTCTTGGAATGAAACATAATAATGATTTATTAAATGATAATGGTCTTGACCCAAAGGGTATTTTAAGTTTTGACAAAGAACTTGATGAACAAAGAGTTATTGGGGAAATTCATAGACTTGAAAAAACTAAAAATAAAAAAGGAACCTTGGCTGTTCAAGGTGCAACATATTCTGCCATGACTAATACAAACAAAGATATGGATTTCATATCACTAATGAACTACTCAAGAGACAGAATCATCACAGCATTCGGAGTACAACCATCCAAGATAGGAGTCCGTGAAACAGCAAGTCTCGGGTCCGGTACAGGTGAGTCTCAGGATAAAGACTTCCAGAAAACACTCAATGGAAAATGTAAACTTATTGAAGACCAATTCAATAAAGTTCTTGGTCGTCATGGTTTCCGTGAATGTTTTGAATATGTTCGTGAAGATTATGAAAATAAAGAGTTACGTGCAAAGATTGAAGATATGCAATTAAAAAATGGTTCTCTTACTATAAACGAGTCTCGTTCAGGTTATGGGTTAGATCCGGTAGAATGGGGTAATAAACCATTCACACAACAAACTTATCCACAAAACAATAATGTTGAAGGCACTATTCAAAAATCAATACAGAAAAATGGCAGTAAATTGTCTCCTGAAGAAAATCAACTTGAAATTTATAAAAATCATTTAGCTTACTATGGATTACTTAAAAGGTGA
- a CDS encoding phage minor head protein produces the protein MGMISIDENFLDFLLMKNLNDISPAELEFEQKIKGTVNQQIDETIQLLQSEEYRHSLFRSSEEKQKFLDSIKEKTEELLQAGYTDVNVIVNELYEEGRKQGLIDIDKSTDIIWGTGDQYALQHLLTYDMGLIQKLTDDTRKDIANEIFKGVLNGESIPKIAKRIKDIPNFKPLEGTKLTANQRAMLIARTETMRAKNTGLLNSYKQYDVGYVDVMPAIDACDACKDFAKLHNPIPLSEVKGFLPLHPRCRCTYAPASLDELLTLPKKDFKSVEPVPKELYETVNFDYLWEDDSSENDIIEDSKINYFNELNKLIKRGEVTISDVKLNLLKTNYEDYVDVEDFTKFTFKDGISIYKSKNMDESKVLDVKNFYDKLPTSLKLTDKIILSNQSPIKEIRGDDGYIGGFVSNKNTNVYLFKGDEYNFNEYLVHELSHVLDHNCELSNSNEYVSVYKKDYNYLNKFTHLPEKKKFISGYAYTFYQEAKKPDSIFNHRIYSEDFAESIKEYVINRKLFENKFPNRFDYFEKLLNKRG, from the coding sequence ATGGGAATGATTAGCATTGATGAAAATTTCCTTGATTTTTTACTAATGAAAAATCTTAACGACATAAGCCCTGCAGAATTAGAGTTTGAACAAAAAATCAAAGGTACTGTAAATCAACAAATAGATGAAACTATCCAATTATTACAATCTGAAGAGTATCGTCATTCATTGTTTCGTAGTAGTGAAGAAAAGCAGAAATTTTTGGATAGTATAAAAGAAAAAACTGAAGAATTACTTCAAGCAGGATATACTGATGTTAATGTTATTGTTAATGAATTGTATGAAGAGGGAAGAAAACAAGGACTTATAGACATAGATAAATCAACAGATATCATTTGGGGTACTGGAGACCAATATGCATTACAACACCTTTTAACATATGATATGGGTTTAATACAAAAACTCACAGATGACACTCGTAAGGATATTGCTAATGAAATATTTAAAGGAGTATTGAATGGGGAAAGTATACCGAAGATAGCTAAAAGAATAAAAGATATTCCTAATTTTAAACCTTTGGAAGGTACAAAATTAACTGCAAATCAACGTGCAATGTTAATTGCTCGTACTGAAACAATGCGTGCAAAAAATACTGGATTGTTAAACAGTTATAAACAGTATGATGTTGGGTATGTTGATGTAATGCCTGCAATTGATGCATGTGATGCATGTAAAGATTTTGCTAAACTTCATAATCCAATACCTTTAAGTGAGGTTAAGGGTTTTCTTCCTTTACATCCTCGATGTCGTTGTACTTATGCACCAGCAAGTCTTGATGAATTATTAACATTACCAAAAAAAGATTTTAAAAGTGTAGAACCAGTACCTAAAGAATTGTATGAAACAGTTAATTTTGATTATCTTTGGGAAGATGACTCCTCTGAGAATGATATTATTGAAGATTCTAAAATAAATTATTTCAATGAATTAAATAAACTTATTAAAAGAGGGGAAGTTACAATATCTGATGTGAAATTGAATCTTCTAAAAACTAATTATGAGGATTATGTTGATGTTGAAGATTTTACTAAATTTACATTCAAGGATGGTATAAGTATATATAAATCAAAAAATATGGATGAGTCAAAAGTTTTGGATGTTAAGAATTTTTATGATAAATTGCCAACATCCTTAAAATTAACTGATAAAATTATATTAAGTAACCAGAGTCCAATTAAAGAAATTCGGGGGGATGATGGTTATATTGGAGGATTTGTTTCTAACAAGAATACAAATGTGTATTTATTTAAAGGTGATGAATATAATTTTAATGAATATTTAGTGCATGAACTTTCCCATGTCTTAGATCATAATTGTGAGCTTTCAAATTCTAATGAATATGTTTCGGTTTATAAAAAAGATTATAATTACTTAAATAAATTTACACATCTTCCAGAAAAGAAAAAATTTATAAGTGGTTATGCTTATACTTTTTATCAAGAAGCAAAAAAACCGGACAGTATTTTTAATCATAGGATATACTCAGAAGATTTTGCAGAATCCATTAAAGAATATGTTATAAATAGGAAGTTATTTGAAAATAAATTTCCAAATAGATTTGATTATTTTGAAAAATTATTGAATAAAAGGGGATAA